AAATATCAAGAATAGGTCTGTGGGGACGGTCCATGGGAGCAGTAACTAGGTACATGTTTTTGCTCTATTGATGCCTTATCTGATCATCGTTTTTTCCTGTTATTGtttattgtgttaatttagAGGAGTTATTTGCTCTGGATTTTTGGTAGAATGAGAACATCGGTCATAAACTTCCTCTTTCTGGAACTTGATGCAGCATCCTTTGTGGAGCAGAAGACCCCTCGATTGCTGGAATGGTGTTGGATAGTGCCTTCTCAAATCTGTTTGATCTCATGTTGGAGCTCGCAGATGTGTACAAAATTCGTGTTCCTAAATTTACAGTATGTGTCATCGTCCAAAACTATTGAGACACTAATGCAACTAAAGAATACAGAATGACAGATGCATGCCACCAAAAACCTATGCAGTATATGTAGTTATGCATAAACATTCTATGACAGGATATACATGGTTGATGGAATTCTGCAATTACATAATGCCATAATATTGTCTCATTGTGTTCCAAATCCACTTTGATTTGACTTTATAGAACTCATGAAGGGTTATTGTCATTAACTGAAGATTTGTGTGCTTTGATAAATATTCTTGCCTAATTGGGGTTAAAAGAAACCTAAAGTGTATTTGGTTATTTTGAAgccttattttcttattctttgtCGGAACTCTTCCTTCATTAGGTAAAGATGGCAGTTCAGTACATGAGGAGGGTGATCCAAAAGCGGGCCAAGTTTGATATCATGGATCTTAATTGTTTGCAGGTTCGTCATGTGTGGTTTCTGCTTTTGCAATCCATTTCTCTGATCTATTATGTTGGTGCGATCATTGTccaaatttttcatttgaaaagaaaGCCCCCATAACTTTGGCAGCGTCACGTCAAGTCAACACACTGCATTAGGGCTTGGGCTATTGAGATTGTTATTGTTTTGTAGACCTTATTCTAGGATATTGACTTCACTAACAAACGTGTGAGGGCAGATACATTTATCCACCGCTTTGTCCTATGTCATGGAACCACTTTCCTCATGAGGTCTTTGTCCTGGTTCAAACTAATTAACTATCTGCTCGTACAATGTAAACTAATATAGCTGTCTCTCTTATCTTTTATAAGAAAATACCCATAATGAGTAAGCAAAGTCGTCTATGGTCACTTCCTCACATTCATATGTTGTCATTTGACAATTCCTAGAGTCTTTTTAACGTATTTAAATTTGCTGGTTAGTTATCATTAAATTATCGGTGAAGTCATTCTTGTTCTTGTTAATCAATTGTCAGTTCACAATTTTTAAGGTCACACACAGCAGAACCATGAATGTGCTCTTTCTCTAGGCAATTTGTCATCGTTGTTCTACTTCTAtgtcactgttttttttttttggtaaggacttcTATGTCACTGTTAACATACACATATTCTTTAAAATGTACAGGTTGCCCCTAAAACATTCATACCTGCTTTATTTGGACATGCTAgtgaggataaatttatccaatgcCGCCACTCTGACCTCATTTTCAAATCCTATGCGGTATGATGCAGTCCTGAAACTTCTGCCTCTATGTTCTTGCTTATGTGTATCAAACTCATTTCCTATTCTACCAGGGAGACAAAAACATCATAAAGTTTGACGGTGATCACAACTCTTCTCGGCCACAGTTTTATTATGATTCAGTTTCCATTTTCTTCTACAATGTGCTTCATCCTCCTCAAGTTTCCCCTGCCTATACAAATAAAGCAGACAAGTATTATGACTTGGGGAACATGAGGCTCAGTGCAGGCATGGACGAGGTAATGTTTGGATGAAATATCTCCTTTTGGAGGATGCTTTACTTCTTTATCTACTTGATAGGCTTAAGCTTTTGGCCTATGTAGGATTTTGGATCAGAGGTGTATGAATGTGTGACACGAAAAAGCAACCTAACAAAATTGACATTATTGACTTTCTTTCTAAGTTTTTTTCAGCTTGCTAGCCAAACGAAGCTACTTGTGTGATGATCTCATATTATGCTCTTATGTGCCTCATGTGATCTTTGGTGCTTTCACAATTTTTTAAGATTTATCCTGCCTAATGCAGCAATGACCTTACAAAGATTGCTATTCAAATTTAGCAGTAAGTTGCTGATGCTATGTTATATCCTGCTTTGCATTTAGAATCTTTTATACGACATCATCGCTGGTCTTCGTTCCATGGGTAGTGATTCTGCGAGTTCATCATCAGTTCTTCCTAGCAATTCGGCCACAAGATCTGTCGATGAGCTTCTTTCCGACATTTCAACAGTTAACGGGGTTGAGGTATCCACCTTACCTGGGTGTAGCTTAGTCCTTTGAATTGTTGTTTGACGTCTGTTTGTATCATATTGCAGGATTCCACTCGTCAAGGCAATGCATTTGTGAGTGACGAGCCATCCCATGTGCAGGTCTTCAATTCAAGTACTCTGAATTTAATGAAAAACACAAGGGACAAATTTGCTCTTTCGTTAAGTTAATAGACAAGGGACTATGGGGTGCCTCATTCTTACTTGTTATAGGTGATTTTACATGCAAGAAGGGGTAATACATCAGCCCATCTTGTCACTGCTGCCCCATGTTTTAAACTTTagaaatcttctttttttggggttcaTCCTTTTGACTTGTGGCATCCTTGTTTTGCATAAGACATACCCTTGTAGTTAACGGATACTGTGGGACCCTGGGAGGGTGGAATATTCTTTTTTATAATATGATGGACTTCTTTGGACTGTTTGCAGGACAAGGAAAATGGCCAGAATGAAGAATGTTGTTCATTTACAAGTTCAAACAGAGAGAGCTGGGGAAGATGCTCGTCTCTAGGAGGCAGTGATGATGAACCTTCTGCATGCGCTAATGACAGGCACCaggtctccctccctcccccccccgccccctcctctctctctcttggatgGTCGGTCGGTCAAAAAGCAACCTCTAAATTTCAGCTTGTTTTGCTGGATTTATTCGTGTCTGGGCGACAAAAACAGATCAATTCTCTCCCTGACCTTGTTGATGAGTAATGACCAACTTATCTGGTgctccctcccccctccccctccccctccctctctctctcttggatgGTTGGTCGGTCAAAAAGCAACCTCTAAATTTCAGCTTGTTTTACTGGATTTATTCGTGTCTGGGCGACAAAAACAGATCAATTCTCTCCCTGACCTTGTTGATGAGTAATGACCAACTTATCTCCTTGTGACTTTAAATAAACTTCGTCTCTTTAGAGCCAAAATGGGCTTTAAAAGCCAAATGTAGCTGTGTTAGTGGACCATGAACAGTTATGCCGGATCATACCTTGCTTCTGGAGTTTTAGTTTAAGACTTACTAAGTCTAAAAATGTTCCACATTTTCTAATTCAACTTCACTATCATCTCTGTCCTTTGCTTGTGCAACACATCTAAGGTAATTTCTTGTTTAAATTTTAGATGACTTTAAATGCTCTTGCAACCCCACTTAGAAGCTCGCAACAAAGATCCCCAGAGACCCCAAAagacgaaaagaagaagaagaaaaagaaagcagagCCAGCTGAGAAAAAGCCTAAGCGTGAGAAATTTGAGAAACTTGAAGCCTTGAGCCAGCGATTGCGCCTTTGCATTTTAAAAGGAGTCAACCATCAGAGACACCAATCATCATGACACCGTCCATGCTGTAAAGATTTTTTAGGCTGTTGTTTGTAATGTAGttgt
This sequence is a window from Rhodamnia argentea isolate NSW1041297 chromosome 3, ASM2092103v1, whole genome shotgun sequence. Protein-coding genes within it:
- the LOC115752406 gene encoding uncharacterized protein LOC115752406 isoform X1 → MIDQFINFVIRPPRAEYNPDQYLWEKDFTLAGRSYKRQDLEAIMMLPFQLTNKRGHTLKCSHYVPAPFPEETPLPCVIYCHGNSGCRADANEAVVILLSSNITVFTLDFSGSGLSDGEYVSLGWHEKNDLQVVVSHLRSNKQISRIGLWGRSMGAVTSILCGAEDPSIAGMVLDSAFSNLFDLMLELADVYKIRVPKFTVKMAVQYMRRVIQKRAKFDIMDLNCLQVAPKTFIPALFGHASEDKFIQCRHSDLIFKSYAGDKNIIKFDGDHNSSRPQFYYDSVSIFFYNVLHPPQVSPAYTNKADKYYDLGNMRLSAGMDENLLYDIIAGLRSMGSDSASSSSVLPSNSATRSVDELLSDISTVNGVEDSTRQGNAFVSDEPSHVQDKENGQNEECCSFTSSNRESWGRCSSLGGSDDEPSACANDRHQMTLNALATPLRSSQQRSPETPKDEKKKKKKKAEPAEKKPKREKFEKLEALSQRLRLCILKGVNHQRHQSS
- the LOC115752406 gene encoding uncharacterized protein LOC115752406 isoform X3, which encodes MIDQFINFVIRPPRAEYNPDQYLWEKDFTLAGRSYKRQDLEAIMMLPFQLTNKRGHTLKCSHYVPAPFPEETPLPCVIYCHGNSGCRADANEAVVILLSSNITVFTLDFSGSGLSDGEYVSLGWHEKNDLQVVVSHLRSNKQISRIGLWGRSMGAVTSILCGAEDPSIAGMVLDSAFSNLFDLMLELADVYKIRVPKFTVKMAVQYMRRVIQKRAKFDIMDLNCLQVAPKTFIPALFGHASEDKFIQCRHSDLIFKSYAGDKNIIKFDGDHNSSRPQFYYDSVSIFFYNVLHPPQVSPAYTNKADKYYDLGNMRLSAGMDENLLYDIIAGLRSMGSDSASSSSVLPSNSATRSVDELLSDISTVNGVEDSTRQGNAFDKENGQNEECCSFTSSNRESWGRCSSLGGSDDEPSACANDRHQMTLNALATPLRSSQQRSPETPKDEKKKKKKKAEPAEKKPKREKFEKLEALSQRLRLCILKGVNHQRHQSS
- the LOC115752406 gene encoding uncharacterized protein LOC115752406 isoform X2, whose protein sequence is MIDQFINFVIRPPRAEYNPDQYLWEKDFTLAGRSYKRQDLELTNKRGHTLKCSHYVPAPFPEETPLPCVIYCHGNSGCRADANEAVVILLSSNITVFTLDFSGSGLSDGEYVSLGWHEKNDLQVVVSHLRSNKQISRIGLWGRSMGAVTSILCGAEDPSIAGMVLDSAFSNLFDLMLELADVYKIRVPKFTVKMAVQYMRRVIQKRAKFDIMDLNCLQVAPKTFIPALFGHASEDKFIQCRHSDLIFKSYAGDKNIIKFDGDHNSSRPQFYYDSVSIFFYNVLHPPQVSPAYTNKADKYYDLGNMRLSAGMDENLLYDIIAGLRSMGSDSASSSSVLPSNSATRSVDELLSDISTVNGVEDSTRQGNAFVSDEPSHVQDKENGQNEECCSFTSSNRESWGRCSSLGGSDDEPSACANDRHQMTLNALATPLRSSQQRSPETPKDEKKKKKKKAEPAEKKPKREKFEKLEALSQRLRLCILKGVNHQRHQSS